The Nostoc sp. 'Peltigera membranacea cyanobiont' N6 genome contains the following window.
CGATTATAGGTACTGATGACGACGCTAAATTTCATAAATTGACACCTGTGGTACAGTATTTTGCAATATAGCTTCGATCTACCAAGTATTGTCTCAGTAAAATTATCAATCTCCAATAAGTAGAAGTAGACTGAAATAGGATTATCGATTTATGATTGATGATCGTGAGTTTTTTTTAGCAGACAGAAAGACTATGAGCGCTCAAGAGATTATCCGCTCCATTGAAGCGGAACAGTTAAAATCTAATTTGCCTGACATTTATGTGGGCGATACCGTAAAAGTAGGAGTGAAAATTAAAGAAGGCGAAAAATACCGGGTACAACCCTACGAGGGAGTAGTGATTGCCAAACGCAATGGTGGCATCAATGAAACTATTACAGTCCGTAAGGTTTTTCAAGGTGTGGGCGTTGAGCGCGTATTTCTGTTGCATTCTCCCCGAATTGACAGCATTAAGGTGTTACGTCGCGGTAAGGTACGCCGTGCTAAACTCTATTATCTCCGCGATCGCGTAGGTAAGGCAACCCGGATTAAGCAACGGTTTGACCGCCC
Protein-coding sequences here:
- the rplS gene encoding 50S ribosomal protein L19, which translates into the protein MSAQEIIRSIEAEQLKSNLPDIYVGDTVKVGVKIKEGEKYRVQPYEGVVIAKRNGGINETITVRKVFQGVGVERVFLLHSPRIDSIKVLRRGKVRRAKLYYLRDRVGKATRIKQRFDRPL